The proteins below are encoded in one region of Ereboglobus luteus:
- a CDS encoding sulfatase-like hydrolase/transferase: MSRPTDILWIVTTQWRAQAFGFVGDPNLRAPSRTPRLDALAREPGTINFAQAVTPHPFGPFARAALLTGVPSPENGVNDYYDPLPASSRTIAHMLREHGYSTAFFGKWHLSKRDPRAPLVGETHARAIVPPGARGGFDFWEGFESGFLLNDPWLHSTRLPEPRQFRGYQGDVLCERALEYFCGQEPACENSARAPRFCIVSLEAPHPPYDAPAANAVAPNPEQLVLPANVPAGGEVESKARRELAGYYAHIGATDAAVGRLIAGARAKNPDTLVVFTSVHGDMHGAHGLFRKGWPHEESVRVPLLVNHPALAPESISSNAAVSLIDLPAMTLSFVAQAARSDSEKKRSGCPRIDSTHARISMPSVVRLPHQCDRAWRGVRTPARKLILNEDGSPWLFFDLEADPLEVRNLVGEPSRINEIAALKSLISG, from the coding sequence ATGAGCCGCCCGACCGACATACTCTGGATCGTAACCACGCAATGGCGCGCGCAGGCATTTGGTTTCGTGGGCGACCCGAATCTCCGCGCCCCCTCGCGCACGCCCCGCCTCGACGCCCTCGCGCGCGAACCGGGCACAATCAACTTCGCGCAAGCCGTGACGCCCCACCCTTTCGGCCCCTTCGCGCGCGCCGCGCTGCTCACCGGCGTTCCCTCGCCCGAAAACGGCGTTAACGATTATTACGATCCGCTGCCCGCAAGCAGCCGCACCATTGCGCACATGCTGCGCGAACACGGTTACTCCACGGCGTTTTTCGGAAAATGGCACTTGTCGAAACGCGACCCGCGCGCGCCGCTCGTCGGCGAAACACACGCGCGCGCCATCGTGCCGCCCGGGGCGCGCGGAGGCTTCGATTTTTGGGAGGGATTTGAAAGCGGTTTTTTGTTGAACGACCCGTGGCTGCACAGCACGCGCCTGCCGGAGCCGCGACAATTTCGCGGTTACCAAGGCGACGTGCTTTGCGAACGCGCGCTGGAATATTTTTGCGGGCAAGAACCCGCATGCGAAAACTCGGCGCGCGCGCCGCGGTTTTGCATCGTGAGCCTCGAGGCGCCCCACCCGCCTTACGACGCGCCGGCGGCAAACGCCGTTGCTCCGAATCCAGAACAACTCGTCCTGCCCGCAAACGTGCCGGCCGGGGGCGAAGTCGAATCAAAAGCGCGTCGCGAACTCGCCGGTTATTACGCGCACATCGGGGCAACCGACGCGGCGGTCGGACGCCTCATCGCCGGCGCGCGCGCGAAAAATCCCGACACCCTGGTCGTGTTCACCTCGGTGCATGGCGATATGCACGGCGCGCACGGCCTGTTCCGCAAAGGTTGGCCGCACGAGGAAAGCGTGCGCGTGCCGCTGCTGGTGAATCATCCGGCCCTCGCGCCGGAATCGATTTCGAGCAACGCCGCAGTCTCGCTCATCGACTTGCCGGCGATGACACTTTCCTTCGTGGCGCAGGCTGCCAGGTCTGATTCCGAAAAAAAACGTTCTGGCTGTCCGCGCATCGATTCCACGCACGCGCGCATCTCGATGCCAAGCGTGGTGCGCCTGCCGCATCAATGCGACCGCGCGTGGCGCGGCGTGCGCACGCCGGCGCGCAAACTCATTCTCAACGAGGACGGCTCGCCGTGGCTGTTTTTCGATTTGGAAGCCGATCCGCTCGAAGTGCGCAACCTCGTTGGCGAGCCGTCCCGCATCAATGAAATCGCCGCGCTCAAATCCCTGATATCAGGATAG
- a CDS encoding tRNA-uridine aminocarboxypropyltransferase, with amino-acid sequence MARSVVLRGVPRCPHCQIAPRWCVCAESRAVALPFALDVLMHNSEVWKPTSTGNLIRRVVPASRRIVWHNQCLPRREDVVRDGGADALWILHPRGEALEDVLRDQREQPPPGAGALENLRVLLIDGTWAQANDMLRHVDGWGRKVRLPVSALRGESRYWLRAQHSAGHFSTIEALIALLNALGFASESDTIRGQFEMHVYAMLLARGHKTRAGQFLAGSPIGASMPELVRQLQAGSGRAGAIAK; translated from the coding sequence ATGGCTAGAAGTGTCGTGTTGCGCGGGGTGCCCCGCTGTCCGCATTGCCAGATTGCGCCGCGTTGGTGCGTCTGCGCGGAGTCGCGCGCGGTCGCGCTGCCGTTCGCGCTCGATGTGCTGATGCACAACAGCGAGGTGTGGAAACCGACGAGCACGGGAAACCTCATTCGACGCGTCGTGCCGGCGTCGCGTCGGATCGTTTGGCACAACCAGTGCCTGCCGCGCCGCGAGGACGTCGTTCGGGACGGTGGGGCGGATGCGCTGTGGATTTTGCACCCGCGCGGCGAGGCGCTGGAGGATGTGTTGCGCGATCAACGCGAACAACCGCCGCCCGGCGCGGGCGCGCTGGAAAACCTGCGGGTGCTTTTGATCGACGGCACATGGGCGCAGGCAAACGACATGCTCCGCCATGTCGATGGATGGGGGCGGAAGGTGCGCCTGCCGGTGTCGGCGTTGCGCGGCGAAAGCCGTTACTGGCTGCGCGCGCAGCACAGCGCGGGGCATTTTTCGACCATCGAGGCGCTGATCGCCTTGCTCAACGCGCTTGGTTTCGCAAGCGAGAGCGACACGATTCGAGGGCAATTTGAAATGCACGTTTACGCGATGCTGCTCGCGCGCGGGCACAAAACCCGGGCCGGGCAATTCCTCGCCGGTTCACCCATCGGGGCAAGCATGCCGGAGCTGGTGCGGCAATTGCAAGCGGGCTCGGGGCGGGCGGGCGCGATCGCAAAATAA